A single window of Rickettsiella endosymbiont of Dermanyssus gallinae DNA harbors:
- a CDS encoding autotransporter assembly complex protein TamA: protein MIKIRKFIIAILAITGALYALKGSAESSSPPPVAYQIQGLEPALTTLVKARLAHSLEALTPPLTSNVIQVWNEQHAPAEIQQALTPYGYFKPSIHSKLLYQNKTWQAIYTINPGPLLKITQLNASIQGEGANNAALKTLMDQLPLHQGDSFLSERYEQTKQKLLSTAIAEGYLSAYFSQHRVLINRQSYIANIDLVLDTGPRYYFGPISFEQTILKDSFLRHYIPFKSGDPYSSEQLLKLQDNLNRSGYFRHISINDLTSKKQSQQIPILFKLTPRPPQQYTAGIGYSTDVGVRGTLGWESRYLNQFGHKLSIMSQLSKVQNSLQTTYSIPGKQPNTDNYNINFAIVRKQLSKVDSTTQQIGVGSSHQWKGWQRNLFLNYQIERFNCTDRPSKISHLLTPGITFSRSKFDNPLYALHGYRINLRVQGADKSLLSSASFLQTQLQTKYILSWNENSRVILRSDLGYTITPNPTNFPPSLLFYAGGSLSVRGYDYQALGPGRYLMVGSAEYQHKIVNNFYAAAFFDMGTAVNNFPINLQKGAGIGVVWISPLGPMELTLGKALDLPNHLVRLQFSMGIDLL from the coding sequence ATGATAAAAATAAGAAAATTCATTATCGCTATACTTGCGATCACGGGGGCACTCTATGCCTTAAAGGGGAGTGCCGAGTCCTCCTCACCACCCCCTGTTGCTTATCAAATACAGGGCCTAGAGCCGGCTTTAACGACACTAGTTAAAGCCCGTTTAGCGCATAGCCTAGAAGCGTTAACGCCGCCTTTAACCTCCAATGTTATTCAGGTATGGAATGAGCAGCACGCCCCTGCTGAAATTCAGCAAGCCCTCACCCCTTACGGCTATTTTAAGCCTTCAATCCACTCAAAACTTCTGTACCAAAATAAAACCTGGCAGGCTATTTATACGATTAATCCAGGGCCCTTATTAAAAATCACTCAGCTAAACGCGTCTATTCAAGGTGAAGGCGCTAATAATGCGGCATTAAAAACGTTAATGGATCAACTCCCCCTCCATCAAGGCGATAGTTTTTTAAGTGAACGTTATGAGCAAACAAAACAAAAGTTATTGAGCACCGCTATTGCTGAAGGTTATTTATCTGCTTATTTCAGTCAACACCGTGTTTTAATCAACCGGCAGTCCTATATAGCTAATATTGATTTAGTGCTGGATACAGGTCCGCGTTACTATTTTGGCCCCATTAGCTTTGAACAAACCATCCTCAAAGATAGCTTTTTAAGACACTATATTCCTTTTAAAAGCGGCGATCCTTATTCATCTGAACAGCTGTTAAAACTTCAAGATAACCTCAATCGAAGCGGCTATTTTCGACATATTTCTATTAATGATCTTACAAGCAAAAAACAAAGCCAGCAGATACCTATACTCTTTAAATTAACGCCACGCCCGCCGCAACAATACACCGCAGGAATAGGATATAGCACCGATGTTGGCGTAAGAGGAACGCTAGGTTGGGAGTCTCGCTATCTCAATCAATTTGGCCATAAGTTAAGTATTATGAGCCAATTATCGAAGGTACAAAACAGTCTACAAACGACTTATAGCATTCCTGGAAAGCAACCTAATACTGATAACTATAATATTAATTTCGCTATCGTTCGCAAACAACTTTCTAAAGTGGATAGCACAACACAGCAAATCGGAGTAGGAAGCAGCCATCAATGGAAAGGTTGGCAACGTAATTTATTTTTAAACTACCAAATTGAACGCTTCAATTGCACTGATCGTCCAAGCAAGATTTCGCACTTACTCACGCCAGGTATTACTTTTTCTCGTAGCAAATTTGATAACCCGCTCTATGCCTTGCATGGCTACCGTATCAACCTAAGGGTACAAGGTGCTGATAAAAGTCTATTATCAAGCGCTAGTTTTTTACAAACCCAGCTACAAACGAAATATATTCTAAGTTGGAATGAAAATAGCCGTGTGATCTTGCGCAGTGATCTCGGCTATACCATAACGCCCAATCCTACTAACTTTCCTCCTTCTCTACTTTTTTATGCCGGGGGTAGCCTAAGTGTCCGTGGCTATGACTATCAAGCATTAGGTCCTGGGCGTTACTTAATGGTGGGTAGTGCTGAGTATCAACATAAAATTGTTAATAATTTCTACGCTGCAGCATTCTTTGATATGGGTACTGCTGTTAATAATTTTCCGATTAATCTACAAAAAGGCGCCGGTATCGGTGTCGTATGGATTTCCCCACTTGGTCCTATGGAGTTAACACTAGGAAAAGCGCTGGATCTGCCTAATCATCTAGTACGATTACAATTCAGCATGGGAATTGATTTATTATGA